A single genomic interval of Bradyrhizobium japonicum USDA 6 harbors:
- a CDS encoding response regulator yields MNVYILVVDDEPDVEALFRQQFRRDLRAGRFQMEFAPSASDALRLASEVRDPSLILILSDINMPGMSGLDMLPKVRAEHPDVPVIMITAYGDAETRRKAIERGAIGLLTKPIDFALLRQEIDTRLEQAA; encoded by the coding sequence TTGAACGTTTACATCCTGGTCGTCGATGACGAGCCCGACGTCGAGGCGCTGTTCCGGCAGCAGTTCCGGCGTGACCTGCGCGCCGGGCGCTTCCAGATGGAATTCGCGCCGTCCGCGTCCGATGCGCTCAGGCTTGCCTCCGAGGTACGCGACCCCTCGTTGATCCTGATCCTGTCCGACATCAACATGCCCGGCATGAGCGGGCTCGACATGCTGCCCAAGGTGCGCGCCGAGCATCCGGACGTTCCCGTCATCATGATCACGGCTTATGGCGACGCCGAGACGCGCCGGAAGGCGATCGAGCGTGGCGCCATCGGGCTCCTCACCAAGCCGATCGATTTTGCGCTGCTGCGGCAGGAGATCGACACGAGGCTCGAGCAAGCCGCATGA
- a CDS encoding MexW/MexI family multidrug efflux RND transporter permease subunit, with amino-acid sequence MAFTDIFIKRPVLSVVVSLLILLIGLRAAMVLPIRQYPKLSNTVINITTVYPGASADLIQGFITTPIEQAVASAEGVDYITSSSVLGTSTIQVYIKLNFDPNQALTEVLAKTNSVKYLIPKESNDPIVTKTTGQTTAVMYLGFSSEELSGSAISDYLTRVVQPVLSTVDGVASADILGGQTFAMRLWLDPVKMAGRNVSPADVAAAITANNFQSAAGQTKGYLIVSNVSTNTGLTDVNQFKKMIVKAKDGGFVRMEDIATVELAAQSTDASVAFNGEHAIFIGVQATPQGNPLTLVKGVRALFPELERNLPPSMKMKVAYDSTKFIQSSIDEVEKTLGEAVIIVIVVIFLFLASFRSVIIPVVTIPLSMIGVCTLMLALGFSFNLLTLLAMVLAIGLVVDDAIVVVENIHRHLEEGKTPVQSALQGAREIVGPVVSMTITLAAVYAPIGFLGGLTGSLFREFAFTLAGSVIVSGVIALTLSPMMCSVLLKNTEEGRFAKLVNRVFGALTRWYGRRLDRSLDYKAITGLFAVTILGLVGFLYMHTSKELAPEEDQGIVFAVTKAPKYANIDYVDFYGEKLDKEFQKFPETDLRFVLNGINGPQGGIAGMLLKSWEERKRSSIQLKPLVQAELSKIEGVQAFAFNLPPLPGGPGGLPVQMVINSTAGFQTVYEQMEKLKDAARKSGMFIVSDSDLAYNQPNVEVTIDRTKAQDLGVNMQNLGSTLAVLLGGNYINRFNLEGRSYQVIPQVPRGQRLSPESLGGYYVTTNTGQQLPLSTVVSIRTKTDPNSLTHYNQLNSATFSAVPMPGVTVGAAVDFLEGEAKKLPAGFSHDYLADSRQYVQEGNQLAVTFGFALVIIFLVLAAQFESLRDPLVIMISVPMAIVGALIPLFFGVATMNIYTQVGLLTLVGLITKHGILMVEFANELQVNERLDRRSAIEMSARIRLRPILMTTAAMVTGLIPLLTASGAGAASRFSIGLVVVAGMSIGTLFTLFVLPAVYVVLATDHRAAADSERNKEVNDLDLNSKALRPT; translated from the coding sequence ATGGCATTTACCGATATTTTCATCAAGCGACCGGTCCTGTCGGTCGTCGTCAGCCTGCTGATCCTGCTGATCGGCCTGCGCGCGGCGATGGTGCTGCCGATCCGGCAGTATCCGAAGCTGTCGAACACGGTCATCAACATCACGACCGTCTATCCCGGCGCGTCCGCGGACCTGATCCAGGGCTTCATCACCACGCCGATCGAGCAGGCCGTCGCTTCGGCCGAGGGCGTCGACTACATCACCTCGTCCTCGGTGCTGGGCACCTCGACGATCCAGGTCTACATCAAGCTGAACTTCGATCCGAACCAGGCGCTTACCGAGGTGCTGGCCAAGACGAACTCGGTCAAGTACCTGATTCCGAAGGAATCCAACGATCCGATCGTCACCAAGACCACGGGCCAGACCACGGCCGTGATGTATCTTGGCTTCTCGTCCGAGGAGCTGTCGGGCTCGGCGATCTCGGATTATCTGACGCGCGTGGTGCAGCCGGTGCTGTCGACCGTCGATGGCGTGGCTTCCGCCGACATTCTCGGCGGCCAGACCTTTGCGATGCGGCTGTGGCTTGATCCGGTGAAAATGGCCGGCCGCAACGTGTCGCCGGCCGATGTCGCGGCCGCGATCACCGCCAACAACTTCCAGTCCGCGGCGGGCCAGACCAAGGGCTACCTCATCGTCTCGAACGTCTCGACGAACACGGGCCTGACCGACGTCAACCAGTTCAAGAAGATGATCGTCAAGGCCAAGGACGGCGGCTTCGTGCGGATGGAGGACATCGCCACCGTCGAGCTTGCGGCCCAGAGCACGGATGCGAGCGTCGCCTTCAACGGCGAGCACGCGATCTTCATCGGTGTGCAGGCGACGCCGCAGGGCAACCCGCTGACCCTGGTGAAGGGCGTGCGCGCGCTGTTCCCCGAGCTCGAACGCAATCTGCCGCCGTCGATGAAGATGAAGGTCGCCTACGACTCGACCAAGTTCATCCAATCCTCGATCGACGAGGTGGAGAAGACGCTGGGCGAAGCCGTGATCATCGTGATCGTGGTCATCTTCCTGTTCCTGGCCTCGTTCCGCTCGGTCATCATTCCCGTCGTCACGATTCCCTTGTCGATGATCGGCGTCTGCACCTTGATGCTGGCCCTGGGCTTCAGCTTCAACCTCTTGACCCTGCTCGCGATGGTGCTCGCGATCGGCCTCGTGGTCGACGACGCCATCGTCGTGGTGGAGAACATCCATCGCCATCTGGAGGAGGGCAAGACACCGGTACAATCGGCGCTACAAGGCGCACGCGAGATCGTCGGTCCCGTCGTGTCGATGACGATCACGCTCGCCGCGGTGTACGCGCCGATCGGATTCCTCGGCGGTCTCACCGGCTCGCTGTTCCGTGAGTTCGCTTTCACGCTTGCCGGCTCGGTGATCGTGTCGGGCGTGATCGCGCTGACGCTGTCACCAATGATGTGCTCGGTGCTGCTCAAGAACACCGAAGAGGGTCGCTTCGCCAAGCTCGTCAACAGGGTGTTTGGCGCGCTCACGCGCTGGTATGGCCGCAGGCTCGACCGCTCGCTCGACTACAAGGCCATCACCGGACTGTTCGCGGTGACGATCCTCGGGCTCGTCGGCTTCCTCTACATGCATACGTCGAAGGAACTGGCGCCTGAGGAAGACCAGGGCATCGTGTTCGCGGTGACCAAGGCGCCGAAATACGCCAATATCGACTATGTCGACTTCTATGGCGAGAAACTCGACAAGGAATTCCAGAAATTCCCCGAGACCGATCTGCGCTTCGTGCTGAACGGCATCAACGGCCCGCAGGGCGGTATCGCCGGCATGTTGCTCAAGTCCTGGGAGGAGCGCAAGCGCTCGTCGATCCAGCTGAAGCCGCTGGTGCAGGCCGAGCTCTCCAAGATCGAGGGTGTGCAGGCCTTCGCCTTCAACCTGCCGCCGCTGCCTGGCGGCCCGGGCGGTTTGCCGGTGCAGATGGTGATCAACTCCACCGCGGGGTTCCAGACGGTCTATGAGCAGATGGAGAAGCTGAAGGACGCTGCGCGCAAGAGCGGCATGTTCATCGTCTCCGACAGCGACCTCGCCTACAACCAGCCGAACGTTGAGGTCACGATCGACCGCACCAAGGCGCAGGATCTCGGCGTCAACATGCAGAATCTCGGCAGCACGCTCGCGGTGCTGCTCGGCGGCAACTACATCAACCGCTTCAATCTCGAGGGCCGTTCCTACCAGGTGATTCCGCAGGTGCCGCGCGGCCAGCGGCTCTCGCCGGAATCGCTCGGCGGTTACTACGTGACGACCAACACCGGCCAGCAGCTCCCGCTGTCGACGGTGGTCTCGATCCGGACCAAGACCGACCCGAATTCGCTGACGCACTACAACCAGCTGAACTCGGCGACCTTCTCCGCCGTGCCGATGCCGGGCGTGACCGTTGGTGCGGCGGTCGACTTCCTGGAAGGCGAAGCCAAGAAGCTGCCCGCGGGTTTCAGCCACGACTATCTCGCCGACAGCCGGCAGTACGTGCAGGAGGGCAATCAGCTCGCGGTCACCTTCGGCTTCGCGTTGGTCATCATCTTCCTGGTGCTGGCGGCGCAGTTCGAGAGTCTTCGCGATCCTCTGGTGATCATGATCTCGGTGCCGATGGCGATCGTCGGCGCACTGATCCCGTTGTTCTTCGGCGTGGCGACCATGAACATCTATACCCAGGTCGGCCTGCTGACGCTGGTCGGGCTGATCACCAAGCACGGCATCCTGATGGTGGAGTTCGCCAACGAGCTCCAGGTCAACGAGCGGCTCGACCGCCGTTCGGCCATCGAGATGTCGGCCCGTATTCGTCTGCGGCCGATCCTGATGACCACGGCCGCGATGGTGACCGGCCTGATCCCGCTCCTGACTGCGTCCGGCGCGGGCGCGGCCAGCCGCTTCTCGATCGGTCTCGTGGTCGTCGCCGGCATGTCGATCGGCACGCTGTTCACGCTGTTCGTGCTGCCCGCGGTCTACGTCGTGCTGGCAACCGACCACCGCGCGGCGGCCGATTCCGAGCGGAACAAGGAGGTCAACGATCTCGACCTCAATTCCAAGGCGCTGCGACCGACCTGA
- a CDS encoding ABC transporter permease — MTDAALPAGPATQAYELDSPARRARRRLFKRKAAVFGLVVITAFILLAALAPLVVPYDPIATSWSLVRKPPTAAHWFGTDDLGRDILSRVIYGARASLMAGLISVAIALGIGVPLGLLAGYRGGFVDALISRITDAMLACPFLILAIALAAFLGPSLGNAMIAIGISATPIFIRLTRGQVLSVKAEDYVEAARALGNPPWRIAFSHILPNILPALLVQATLSIAAAIIAEAALSFLGLGQQPPAPSWGSMLNAAQRFLTQAPWMAIWPGLAIFLVVLSLNLLGDGLRDALDPRQR; from the coding sequence ATGACCGACGCCGCACTGCCAGCCGGACCCGCCACCCAGGCCTACGAGCTGGACAGCCCGGCCCGCCGTGCGCGGCGGCGCCTGTTCAAGCGCAAGGCCGCGGTCTTCGGGCTTGTCGTGATCACGGCTTTCATCCTGCTTGCGGCCCTTGCGCCGCTGGTCGTGCCCTATGATCCCATTGCAACGAGCTGGAGCCTGGTGCGCAAGCCGCCCACCGCCGCCCACTGGTTCGGCACCGACGATCTCGGCCGTGACATCCTCAGCCGCGTCATCTACGGCGCGCGGGCCTCGCTGATGGCGGGTCTGATCTCGGTCGCGATCGCGCTCGGGATCGGTGTCCCCCTTGGTCTCCTCGCCGGCTATCGCGGCGGATTTGTAGACGCGCTGATCAGCCGGATCACCGATGCGATGTTGGCCTGCCCGTTCCTGATCCTGGCGATTGCGCTGGCCGCCTTCCTCGGTCCCAGCCTCGGCAACGCCATGATCGCGATCGGCATCTCGGCCACGCCGATCTTCATCCGCCTGACGCGCGGGCAGGTCTTGAGCGTCAAGGCCGAAGACTATGTCGAGGCCGCGCGCGCGCTCGGCAATCCGCCGTGGCGGATCGCGTTCTCGCACATCCTGCCGAACATCCTTCCCGCGCTATTGGTGCAGGCAACACTGTCGATCGCCGCCGCCATCATCGCCGAAGCCGCGCTGTCGTTCCTCGGCCTCGGCCAGCAGCCGCCCGCACCGTCCTGGGGCAGCATGCTCAACGCAGCGCAGCGTTTCCTGACCCAGGCGCCGTGGATGGCGATCTGGCCGGGCCTTGCGATCTTCCTCGTGGTGCTGTCGCTGAACCTGCTCGGCGACGGCCTGCGCGACGCGCTCGACCCGCGTCAGCGCTAG
- a CDS encoding ABC transporter permease, with protein sequence MLNFLAHRIAQIVPTLFFVSVLIFSLQQLLPGDPALVMAGEERDPAVIEQIRQQYKLDQPIPVQYVYWLKGVLSGNFGESLRNKMPVRELIAQKLPVTLQLGSMAILIAFLIGIPAGIISAVKKGTVWDYGANLFALWGISTPNFWLGILMIFLFSIHLGWLPASGYVPLTENWRASLAATIMPAFVLGNAISAVLMRHTRSAMLQVLESDYVRTARAKGLSERSVILKHAMRNALTPIITLGALELGTLLSGAVLTEQIFSIPGFGKLIVDAVFNRDYAVVQGVVLVTATVYITLNLVADVAYVLVNPRLRG encoded by the coding sequence ATGCTGAATTTCCTCGCTCACCGAATCGCGCAGATCGTGCCGACACTGTTCTTCGTGTCGGTGCTGATCTTCTCGCTCCAGCAATTGCTGCCGGGCGATCCCGCACTGGTAATGGCCGGGGAGGAGCGCGATCCCGCCGTGATCGAACAGATCCGCCAGCAGTACAAGCTCGATCAGCCGATCCCCGTGCAGTACGTCTATTGGCTCAAGGGCGTTCTCTCCGGCAATTTCGGCGAGTCGCTGCGCAACAAGATGCCGGTGCGCGAGCTGATCGCACAGAAACTGCCGGTGACGCTCCAGCTCGGCTCGATGGCGATCCTGATCGCGTTCCTCATCGGCATTCCCGCCGGCATCATCTCCGCGGTGAAGAAGGGCACGGTTTGGGACTATGGTGCCAATCTGTTCGCGCTGTGGGGTATCTCGACGCCGAATTTCTGGCTCGGAATCCTCATGATCTTCCTGTTCTCGATTCACCTGGGCTGGCTGCCGGCCTCGGGCTATGTGCCGCTCACCGAGAACTGGCGCGCGAGCCTGGCTGCCACCATCATGCCGGCCTTCGTGCTCGGCAACGCAATTTCGGCGGTCCTGATGCGGCACACACGTAGCGCCATGCTCCAGGTTCTGGAGAGCGACTATGTCCGCACCGCGCGCGCGAAAGGTCTCTCCGAGCGCTCGGTGATCCTCAAGCATGCGATGCGCAACGCGCTGACGCCGATCATCACCCTCGGTGCGCTCGAGCTCGGCACGCTGTTGTCGGGCGCGGTTCTGACCGAGCAGATCTTTTCCATTCCCGGCTTCGGCAAGCTGATCGTGGATGCCGTCTTCAACCGTGACTATGCGGTGGTGCAGGGCGTGGTGCTGGTGACGGCCACGGTCTACATCACGTTGAATCTCGTCGCCGACGTCGCCTATGTCCTCGTCAATCCGCGGCTGCGAGGTTAG
- a CDS encoding adenylate/guanylate cyclase domain-containing protein — MTSTILFVDDEPDLEALILQKFRRQIRDGLVDIMFARDGVEALESLEQNPHVDMVVSDINMPRMDGLSLLAKLQEAEDKKSTIIVSAYGDMSNIRTAMNRGAFDFLTKPIDFADLEATIEKTIRHIEMLREVRRRQLEAERAHAALSRHFSPELAKRLVAGGEGEGIEVQWRDVATIFTDITGFTSLVESAPPETLGALLNEYVGGMTETIFAHEGTVAKIIGDAIQVLFNAPGDQPDYATRAVACAHDLDAWAQDFCARQRAMGVNFGTTRIGIHAGPALVGNFGGNRFFDYTAYGDTINIAARLEAANKHLGTRICASASVAKAAEHFQGRPVGDLMLRGRSEPLRAFEPLPQEKFEAPRTAQYSEAFAKMEAGDVAAMPAFAALVGMYADDSLAGFHLKRLLNGAKGIRMKLE; from the coding sequence ATGACTTCGACCATCCTCTTCGTCGATGACGAGCCAGACCTCGAGGCGCTGATCCTGCAAAAGTTTCGCAGGCAGATCCGCGACGGGCTCGTCGACATCATGTTTGCACGCGACGGCGTCGAGGCGCTGGAATCCCTCGAGCAGAACCCGCATGTCGACATGGTGGTCTCCGACATCAACATGCCGCGGATGGACGGGCTGTCGCTGCTGGCGAAGCTCCAGGAGGCCGAAGACAAGAAGTCGACCATCATCGTCTCGGCCTATGGCGACATGAGCAACATCCGTACCGCCATGAACCGCGGCGCGTTCGACTTCCTCACCAAACCGATCGACTTCGCCGACCTGGAAGCCACGATCGAGAAGACCATTCGCCATATCGAGATGCTGCGGGAGGTGCGGCGCCGTCAGTTGGAGGCGGAGCGGGCCCATGCCGCGCTGTCGCGCCATTTCTCGCCCGAACTCGCCAAGCGTCTGGTGGCGGGCGGCGAGGGTGAGGGGATCGAGGTGCAGTGGCGCGATGTCGCGACCATCTTCACCGATATCACCGGGTTCACCTCCCTGGTCGAGAGCGCACCGCCCGAGACGCTGGGCGCGCTCCTCAACGAATACGTCGGCGGGATGACCGAAACCATCTTCGCGCATGAGGGGACGGTCGCAAAAATCATCGGCGATGCGATCCAGGTGCTCTTCAATGCGCCGGGCGATCAGCCGGATTATGCGACGCGTGCGGTCGCCTGCGCCCATGACCTCGATGCCTGGGCGCAGGATTTCTGCGCGCGCCAGAGGGCCATGGGCGTGAATTTCGGCACCACCCGCATCGGCATTCACGCCGGGCCGGCACTGGTCGGCAATTTCGGAGGCAACCGCTTCTTCGACTATACCGCCTATGGAGACACCATCAACATCGCGGCACGGCTGGAGGCCGCCAACAAGCATCTCGGAACACGCATCTGCGCCAGTGCCAGCGTCGCTAAGGCGGCGGAGCATTTTCAAGGCCGTCCCGTCGGTGATCTGATGCTGCGCGGACGCAGCGAACCGCTGCGTGCGTTCGAACCGTTGCCGCAGGAAAAATTCGAAGCGCCGAGGACGGCGCAATATTCCGAGGCTTTTGCCAAGATGGAAGCCGGCGACGTCGCGGCCATGCCGGCCTTCGCCGCGCTGGTCGGGATGTACGCCGACGATTCCCTGGCCGGCTTTCACCTGAAGCGCCTGCTCAACGGCGCCAAGGGTATCCGCATGAAACTGGAATAG
- a CDS encoding sensor histidine kinase translates to MSISLHPDTPQARTGPSAAAAGVVPGEAAGRGIRTRLFTKYVALFVAVVAIALLANGLFEVFFYYREHKAALIRVQHEQAEAAAAKIGQFVKEIESQLGWTTQLPWSAGSIEQRRFDAQRLLRQVPAITELAQVDATGRERLRVSRLAMDAIDSGIDLSADPKFTEAVAHKVYYGPVYFRRESEPYMTLALAGARKDAGVSIAEVNLKLIWDVVSQIKVGEHGHAYVVGPEGRLIAHPDISLVLRNTDMSGLAQVRAAQAAGSTLSDTLPEARNIQGQQVLTASAPIEPLHWTMFVELPVEEAYATLHAALERLALVLLAASIFAVLAGIFLARRMVGPIQALRSGAERIGGGDFSQRISIKTGDELEGLADQFNDMGGRLQESYADLENKVEQRTAELRESLEQQTATAEILASISGSMHDTKPVFDAIVRNLLRMFDTRFAVVQTVHDGTVEMPAADGQPGFERLTERYPRALADDTVGGLAILSKRTVQFQPILGNPSAPSSTKEFAQDFGFNSVLFTPMLLREQVIGAIGVARVEAVAFDEKQIALIASFANQAVIAIENTRLLNELRMRTQELSRSLDDLRAAQDRLIQTEKLASLGQLTAGIAHEIKNPLNFINNFSAVSTELIDELNETLQSVSFEGKNKEEVDELTGMLKSNLEKVVQHGKRADSIVRNMLLHSRAGSGEHRPSDINAVVEESLNLAYHGARAERPAFNVTLEREFDPGAGMVDVYPQEIARVLLNLISNGFYAAAKRKESATDGFEPTLNAATKNLGDKVEIRIRDNGTGIPPEVRAKLFNPFFTTKPAGEGTGLGLSMSHDIVVKQHGGTIDVNTEPGVFTEFIITLPRKMAAGDTPGGKS, encoded by the coding sequence ATGAGCATCTCCCTCCACCCCGACACCCCGCAAGCCAGGACAGGGCCGAGCGCGGCCGCGGCTGGCGTCGTGCCCGGCGAGGCGGCGGGGCGCGGGATCAGGACCCGGCTTTTCACCAAATATGTCGCGCTGTTCGTGGCCGTCGTCGCCATTGCGCTGCTGGCCAACGGGCTGTTCGAGGTCTTCTTCTATTATCGCGAGCACAAGGCCGCGCTGATCCGGGTCCAGCATGAGCAGGCCGAGGCGGCGGCGGCCAAGATCGGCCAGTTCGTCAAGGAGATCGAGAGCCAGCTCGGCTGGACCACGCAGCTGCCCTGGTCGGCGGGCTCGATCGAGCAGCGCCGGTTCGATGCGCAACGGCTGCTGCGCCAGGTGCCCGCGATCACCGAGCTCGCCCAGGTGGATGCGACCGGCAGGGAGCGCTTGCGGGTCTCGCGGCTCGCGATGGACGCGATCGACAGCGGGATCGACCTGTCGGCCGACCCGAAGTTCACCGAGGCGGTCGCGCACAAGGTCTATTACGGCCCGGTCTATTTCCGCAGGGAGTCCGAACCCTACATGACGCTCGCGCTGGCCGGCGCGCGCAAGGATGCCGGCGTCAGCATCGCGGAGGTCAATCTCAAGCTGATCTGGGACGTCGTGTCCCAGATCAAGGTCGGCGAGCACGGACATGCCTATGTGGTCGGCCCGGAGGGGCGTCTGATCGCGCATCCCGATATCAGCCTGGTCCTGCGCAACACCGACATGTCCGGTCTCGCGCAGGTGCGCGCCGCGCAGGCCGCAGGCAGCACCCTGTCCGACACGCTCCCCGAAGCGCGCAACATCCAGGGGCAGCAGGTGCTGACCGCATCGGCCCCGATCGAGCCGCTGCATTGGACCATGTTCGTCGAGCTGCCGGTCGAGGAGGCCTATGCGACGCTCCATGCCGCGTTGGAACGGCTCGCACTCGTGCTGCTCGCCGCGTCGATCTTCGCGGTGCTCGCCGGGATTTTCCTCGCGCGCCGCATGGTCGGCCCGATCCAGGCACTGCGCAGCGGCGCCGAGCGGATCGGGGGCGGCGATTTCTCGCAGCGCATCTCGATCAAGACCGGCGACGAGCTCGAGGGGCTCGCCGACCAGTTCAACGACATGGGCGGGCGCTTGCAGGAATCCTATGCCGACTTGGAAAACAAGGTCGAGCAGCGGACGGCAGAACTGCGTGAATCGCTCGAGCAACAGACTGCGACCGCCGAGATTCTCGCGTCGATCAGCGGATCAATGCACGACACCAAGCCGGTGTTCGACGCGATCGTACGAAATTTGCTGCGGATGTTCGATACCCGCTTTGCAGTGGTGCAGACCGTTCACGACGGGACGGTTGAGATGCCTGCGGCAGACGGGCAGCCCGGCTTCGAGCGGCTGACCGAGCGATATCCGCGCGCGCTGGCCGACGACACGGTGGGCGGGCTCGCCATTCTGTCCAAGCGAACGGTGCAATTCCAGCCGATATTGGGCAACCCCTCGGCACCTTCTTCCACCAAGGAGTTTGCGCAGGATTTCGGGTTCAATTCGGTCCTGTTCACGCCGATGCTGTTGAGGGAACAGGTGATCGGCGCGATCGGTGTCGCCCGGGTCGAAGCGGTCGCCTTCGACGAAAAGCAGATCGCGCTGATCGCGTCATTTGCCAACCAGGCCGTCATCGCGATCGAAAATACGCGCCTGTTGAATGAGCTGCGCATGCGTACGCAGGAGCTGTCACGATCTCTCGACGATCTCCGCGCCGCGCAGGATCGCCTGATCCAGACCGAGAAGCTCGCCTCCCTCGGTCAACTCACGGCGGGGATTGCCCACGAGATCAAGAACCCGCTCAATTTCATCAACAATTTCTCCGCGGTCTCGACGGAACTGATCGACGAGCTCAATGAGACCCTGCAGTCGGTCTCTTTCGAAGGCAAGAACAAGGAGGAGGTCGACGAGCTGACCGGCATGCTCAAGAGCAATCTCGAGAAGGTCGTGCAGCACGGCAAGCGCGCCGATTCCATCGTCAGGAACATGCTGCTACATTCGCGCGCGGGTTCCGGCGAGCATCGTCCCAGCGATATCAATGCCGTCGTCGAGGAAAGCCTCAATCTTGCCTATCACGGCGCGCGCGCGGAACGGCCCGCCTTTAACGTCACACTCGAGCGCGAGTTCGACCCCGGGGCCGGGATGGTCGATGTCTATCCGCAGGAGATCGCGCGTGTCTTGCTCAATTTGATCTCGAACGGCTTCTATGCTGCGGCCAAGCGCAAGGAGAGCGCGACGGACGGTTTCGAGCCCACCTTGAACGCGGCCACCAAGAACCTCGGCGACAAGGTCGAGATCCGGATCCGCGACAACGGCACAGGGATTCCGCCCGAGGTGAGGGCGAAATTGTTCAATCCGTTCTTCACCACCAAGCCGGCCGGCGAGGGCACCGGGCTCGGCCTGTCCATGAGTCATGACATCGTCGTGAAACAGCACGGTGGCACGATCGACGTGAACACCGAGCCCGGTGTATTCACCGAATTCATCATCACGCTGCCGCGCAAGATGGCGGCGGGCGACACTCCCGGAGGCAAGAGTTGA
- the cnbZ gene encoding 2-amino-5-chloromuconate deaminase CnbZ, which produces MIGDFSAGNYRFIPSVFQYSAGAAADDGYEIERVRFDRLVPLAEGFAVAAKYIQEAGRPLTAFCACELRSPAAFSEEGFRAFNLHYVKTLSEWGIFDGTTNPVARSNVCPEFDPPSEPSFYAFSFTRPTASKAPSFVIAGGAEAREGGGTYVERTVRYRDLSPEGLREKVRFTTTSQMENRMTAFGFGWKDTTGVQAYSVHDFHHALVDELVRRGALRSGLTWHFARPPVVDLEYEMDCRRVLRETVI; this is translated from the coding sequence ATGATTGGTGATTTCTCCGCCGGCAACTATCGTTTCATTCCGTCCGTATTCCAGTATTCGGCCGGCGCGGCTGCGGATGACGGTTATGAGATCGAGCGCGTTCGGTTCGACCGCCTGGTGCCGCTGGCCGAGGGATTTGCGGTCGCGGCGAAGTATATCCAGGAAGCAGGCCGGCCACTGACGGCCTTTTGTGCCTGCGAGCTGCGCTCACCGGCGGCCTTCAGCGAGGAAGGCTTTCGCGCATTCAACCTGCACTATGTGAAGACGCTGTCCGAATGGGGCATCTTCGACGGCACCACCAATCCGGTGGCGCGCAGCAATGTCTGTCCGGAGTTCGATCCGCCGTCCGAGCCGTCGTTCTATGCCTTCTCCTTCACGCGTCCGACGGCATCGAAGGCGCCGTCCTTCGTGATCGCCGGAGGCGCCGAGGCGCGCGAGGGCGGCGGCACCTATGTCGAGCGCACGGTGCGCTACCGCGACCTCAGTCCGGAGGGCCTCCGCGAGAAGGTGCGGTTCACCACGACGTCGCAGATGGAGAACCGGATGACGGCCTTCGGCTTCGGCTGGAAGGACACCACCGGCGTGCAGGCCTATTCCGTGCACGATTTCCACCACGCGCTGGTCGACGAACTGGTCCGCCGCGGCGCGCTGCGCTCCGGCCTGACCTGGCATTTTGCCCGGCCGCCGGTGGTCGACCTCGAGTACGAGATGGATTGCCGACGGGTGCTGCGCGAGACCGTGATCTAG